A portion of the Halodesulfovibrio sp. MK-HDV genome contains these proteins:
- a CDS encoding terminase has translation MSSIIYDDMKRNLSNRFWRLNNLYKIIDKKGDSVRFTLNPEQTKFVSEMHTRNSILKARQLGFTTFSCMFGLDLCLFNSNTSVGIIAQTMDDVKKIFRNKVLYAYKNLPPSLRAVTGLEAQAENAQELLLGNNSSIAVGLSFRSGTLHFLHVSELGKIAARFPQRAEEVQTGALPTVPTDGIVVFESTAEGDSGLFYDTCDVAQRKQRMNEPLSSLDFKFHFFPWYKRADYVLPAHTVRLTPEQDSYFFKMEQELSYKFSPEQKAWYAVMSNSLGEKMKREYPTTPKEAFEQSIEGAYYSKYLVQAEAQGRVCNVPHEPLLKVYTSWDLGVSDTTAIWFFQYSPSGERRYINFYENSGEGLEHYAKVLEEYADKYGYRYADHIAPHDIRVREIGNKAKSRLESALELGIKFIVCPSVSVADGIQSVRNILPSCWFDKANCAAGLKALRHYRKKWNDERGCFESQPLHDWASNGADSFRYSAIGFKPPVQIQTQTHAQSTRGKKRGRR, from the coding sequence ATGTCCAGCATAATTTATGACGACATGAAGCGGAACCTCAGCAATCGTTTCTGGCGGCTGAATAATCTGTACAAGATTATCGACAAGAAGGGCGATAGCGTCCGTTTTACGCTGAATCCGGAGCAGACAAAGTTTGTGAGCGAGATGCACACCCGTAACAGCATCTTGAAGGCGCGACAGCTTGGATTCACAACCTTTTCCTGCATGTTCGGGCTTGATCTGTGTTTGTTCAATTCGAACACCAGCGTCGGCATTATCGCGCAAACTATGGATGATGTGAAAAAGATTTTTAGAAACAAGGTTCTCTACGCCTACAAGAACCTTCCTCCCTCTTTACGAGCGGTCACGGGGTTAGAAGCGCAGGCTGAAAACGCGCAAGAACTGTTGCTCGGCAATAACTCCTCCATTGCCGTCGGCCTGTCGTTTCGCTCTGGCACCTTACATTTTCTCCATGTCTCCGAGCTTGGGAAAATTGCTGCTCGCTTTCCGCAACGTGCAGAAGAGGTGCAAACGGGCGCGCTGCCTACCGTACCGACTGACGGAATTGTTGTGTTCGAATCTACGGCGGAAGGTGATTCCGGCCTGTTTTACGACACCTGTGACGTTGCCCAGCGCAAACAGCGCATGAACGAACCGTTAAGCTCGCTTGATTTCAAGTTCCACTTTTTTCCCTGGTATAAACGTGCGGACTACGTTCTACCCGCGCATACTGTGCGCCTTACACCGGAGCAGGACTCCTATTTCTTCAAGATGGAACAGGAGCTTTCCTACAAGTTTTCTCCAGAGCAGAAGGCGTGGTACGCGGTTATGTCCAACTCTCTGGGCGAAAAGATGAAACGCGAATACCCGACCACGCCGAAAGAAGCGTTCGAGCAGTCTATCGAGGGCGCTTACTACAGCAAGTACTTGGTGCAGGCCGAAGCACAGGGGCGCGTGTGCAATGTGCCGCATGAACCACTGCTGAAAGTCTACACCTCGTGGGACTTGGGCGTTTCTGACACCACCGCGATTTGGTTCTTTCAGTACTCACCATCCGGCGAGCGTCGATACATCAATTTTTATGAAAACAGCGGCGAAGGCTTGGAGCACTACGCAAAGGTGCTTGAGGAATACGCGGACAAGTACGGCTACCGCTACGCTGACCACATTGCCCCGCACGACATTCGCGTTCGTGAAATTGGCAACAAGGCAAAGAGCAGGCTGGAAAGCGCGCTTGAGCTGGGCATCAAGTTTATTGTGTGCCCAAGCGTTTCAGTGGCGGACGGCATTCAGTCTGTACGTAATATTTTGCCGAGCTGCTGGTTTGATAAAGCAAACTGTGCAGCCGGACTCAAGGCACTAAGGCATTACCGCAAAAAGTGGAATGACGAACGCGGGTGCTTTGAAAGCCAGCCGCTACACGATTGGGCATCAAACGGAGCGGACTCCTTTAGGTACTCAGCAATTGGATTCAAGCCACCAGTTCAAATACAGACACAAACACACGCGCAGTCTACACGCGGCAAGAAACGAGGCAGGAGGTAG
- a CDS encoding portal protein: MNLLVKELQQRLRVLKQSRKSAEEDWQELAEYLQPPKARFFSDDSTDAENRELIWSSIPEDALQQFAAGIHSLLTNPAQTWLHTALTGKGAEELSSDVTEWASEIAGLIMDACKHEEAGFDSKMNECYLDYGTFGQMGLFVEDPEDDSPIPFSSISPHECFISENKHGIVDTLFRRLELTVRQVQERWGKRKRGLTSDIFQKRTYSDQVQRKIDRQELEDKVFVWQAIYPRKHGEWSEEATIPSKFMYASVFWEEETNQLLSEGGYREQPFMFARYSKFSGAEPWGRGPAHIALPHIRLLHAQEDSKDGAIQSQCEPAYAVDSGMYKGGINTDSGATNFYEASSVTGERHYGIYPISSGADVNAVHMTTKERAGEIRSIFFNDQLQMVGGPNMTAYEVALRDSKKMMLLLPMWGRLATEFLPIFVNRMNGILERRGDIPEAPDVLHSLIEQGEVSRLKVAYVSPITMAQKASEAQTFQRALEYIKPMVEMNPQVMDNFDLDEAVRDSQELFGYPAKYLVDAKERDAGRKQRQDMAAQARDLQAGKEVADTAKTVGEAATNADAIAGAVEQLQGGMSA; the protein is encoded by the coding sequence ATGAATCTGCTTGTCAAAGAATTACAGCAACGCCTTCGTGTTCTTAAACAGAGCCGCAAAAGTGCAGAAGAAGACTGGCAGGAGCTTGCAGAATATTTGCAGCCTCCGAAAGCCCGTTTTTTCAGTGACGATTCAACGGATGCTGAGAATCGCGAGCTGATCTGGAGTTCCATTCCAGAAGATGCGTTGCAACAGTTTGCAGCTGGCATTCATTCTTTGCTGACGAATCCTGCACAGACTTGGTTGCACACTGCTCTCACAGGGAAGGGGGCTGAAGAGCTTTCCTCAGATGTGACTGAATGGGCTTCTGAAATTGCAGGACTCATCATGGATGCTTGCAAGCATGAAGAGGCGGGCTTCGATTCCAAAATGAACGAATGTTATCTCGACTATGGAACATTTGGGCAGATGGGGTTGTTCGTTGAAGATCCAGAAGACGACTCGCCAATTCCGTTCTCTTCCATTTCTCCGCATGAGTGTTTCATTTCTGAGAACAAGCACGGGATCGTTGATACCTTGTTTCGGCGGTTGGAGCTCACTGTGCGACAAGTGCAGGAACGTTGGGGCAAGCGCAAACGTGGGCTTACCTCAGACATTTTTCAGAAGCGTACGTACTCGGATCAGGTGCAGCGCAAGATAGACCGCCAAGAATTGGAAGATAAGGTTTTCGTTTGGCAGGCCATCTACCCGCGCAAGCATGGTGAATGGTCTGAAGAAGCAACCATACCAAGCAAGTTCATGTATGCCTCTGTGTTCTGGGAAGAAGAAACTAACCAGCTTCTTTCCGAGGGCGGCTACAGAGAGCAGCCTTTCATGTTTGCGCGGTACTCGAAATTCTCCGGCGCAGAGCCTTGGGGACGTGGGCCAGCACATATTGCGCTGCCACATATCCGCTTGCTTCATGCACAGGAAGATTCCAAAGATGGTGCCATTCAATCGCAGTGTGAACCAGCCTATGCCGTTGATTCCGGCATGTACAAGGGTGGTATCAACACAGATTCAGGCGCAACTAACTTTTACGAAGCGAGCTCCGTAACCGGAGAGCGACACTACGGAATCTATCCAATTTCTTCCGGTGCAGATGTAAATGCAGTCCATATGACCACCAAAGAACGAGCTGGGGAAATCCGTTCGATCTTCTTTAACGATCAGCTACAAATGGTGGGTGGCCCGAACATGACGGCCTACGAAGTAGCTCTTCGTGATTCTAAAAAAATGATGTTGCTTCTTCCTATGTGGGGACGACTTGCAACGGAATTTCTTCCGATCTTCGTTAACCGCATGAACGGCATTCTTGAACGCCGTGGCGATATTCCAGAAGCACCAGACGTGCTGCATTCACTTATTGAACAGGGTGAAGTGTCCCGTTTGAAGGTTGCATATGTTTCCCCGATTACGATGGCGCAAAAGGCATCTGAGGCGCAAACATTCCAACGTGCGCTTGAGTACATCAAGCCTATGGTGGAGATGAACCCGCAAGTTATGGATAACTTCGATTTGGATGAGGCTGTTCGGGATTCGCAAGAGCTGTTTGGCTATCCTGCAAAGTATCTTGTTGACGCAAAAGAACGGGATGCTGGCCGCAAGCAACGGCAGGATATGGCAGCGCAGGCGCGAGACTTACAGGCAGGCAAAGAAGTGGCTGACACAGCCAAAACAGTTGGCGAAGCCGCAACAAATGCTGATGCGATTGCAGGAGCAGTTGAGCAGCTTCAAGGGGGAATGAGTGCGTAA
- a CDS encoding major capsid protein yields MGKEFMMGTLKELSNEHCKKQPKQVDTITEEAPILGTIPFAPSSHELWHNHEELAGVKGAGWVDMNAPLPAMSVSADIKKTDLAILGGEIEVPQDRAVAFGGKEKYFSSKLPKTQRDSGMSAETAIIYNNFLPYALEHKKVVGAGATGDGYTMIAVTFTQDELCGLYSPAGFKMGAVMDAVPINNGALYKDSKGVLVYGLALKAYMGLLLANPQKIAAITNIDKANRPTADMIDDMLADCRASNSSKTFIFCHPKCQTLLNEHKGKSMQTTTDTKDINRTFTHWNGVEIQTSFNFTDAGDQHIDL; encoded by the coding sequence ATGGGTAAAGAATTTATGATGGGGACTCTTAAAGAGTTGAGCAACGAGCACTGCAAAAAGCAGCCGAAACAGGTGGACACGATCACGGAAGAGGCGCCGATTCTTGGGACCATTCCGTTTGCACCTTCTTCGCATGAGCTTTGGCATAACCATGAAGAACTGGCAGGCGTAAAGGGCGCAGGCTGGGTAGACATGAACGCGCCACTGCCAGCCATGAGCGTTTCTGCTGACATTAAAAAGACCGACTTGGCAATCCTTGGCGGCGAAATTGAAGTGCCTCAAGACCGTGCCGTGGCCTTTGGCGGTAAAGAAAAATACTTCTCTAGCAAGCTTCCTAAAACACAGCGTGATTCCGGTATGAGCGCGGAAACTGCCATCATTTACAACAACTTTCTGCCTTACGCTTTGGAGCACAAAAAGGTTGTGGGCGCTGGTGCAACTGGTGATGGCTACACTATGATCGCTGTAACTTTCACACAGGACGAGCTTTGCGGCCTGTATTCTCCGGCAGGCTTTAAGATGGGAGCTGTCATGGATGCGGTGCCGATAAACAACGGTGCGCTCTACAAGGACAGCAAGGGCGTGCTTGTGTACGGGCTTGCGCTTAAAGCCTACATGGGGCTGCTGCTTGCGAACCCTCAAAAGATTGCCGCAATCACAAACATCGACAAAGCAAACAGACCTACAGCCGACATGATCGATGACATGCTTGCAGATTGTCGTGCGTCCAACTCTTCAAAGACCTTCATTTTCTGCCACCCTAAATGCCAGACGCTGCTTAACGAGCACAAAGGCAAGAGCATGCAGACAACAACGGATACCAAGGACATTAACCGCACGTTCACACACTGGAACGGCGTGGAAATCCAGACTTCATTCAACTTCACAGATGCTGGTGATCAGCACATCGACCTGTAG
- a CDS encoding protein phosphatase CheZ: MNTSDTSVMDEILNRVSNQLANSITQTITNSVENTLSEHLTQSLLEGEFYKKLSVEMHEGLQSIYSEITAPDEQEQNASEEKKATQLFGEASEQLDAVYKTLENATDDIMTIVEQQIQMRELALAHLQSAQRALPDNKDLAALTSLEDKLSQNMNEIMTALSFQDLAGQRILRIIGALQNLKTTVFDLYSTSDFIAVKKAEKDSQSKQTDLTDKVENSELKGPSEVSSQSDVDNLLASLGL; this comes from the coding sequence ATGAATACTTCAGACACTTCTGTAATGGATGAAATTCTCAATCGCGTTTCCAATCAGCTCGCGAACAGTATTACCCAGACCATTACCAACAGTGTAGAAAATACCCTAAGTGAGCACCTGACCCAGTCATTGCTGGAAGGTGAATTCTACAAAAAACTCAGTGTAGAAATGCACGAGGGTCTTCAGTCTATTTACTCAGAAATTACTGCTCCAGATGAACAAGAACAAAATGCCTCTGAAGAAAAGAAAGCTACACAGCTTTTCGGAGAAGCTTCTGAGCAGCTGGATGCTGTATATAAAACTCTTGAGAATGCCACCGATGACATTATGACCATTGTTGAGCAGCAGATTCAAATGCGTGAATTAGCCCTTGCTCATCTCCAAAGCGCACAACGCGCTCTGCCGGACAACAAGGACTTAGCCGCTCTTACTTCTCTTGAAGACAAACTAAGCCAGAATATGAATGAAATTATGACTGCGCTTAGCTTTCAGGATCTCGCAGGACAACGCATCCTTCGCATCATCGGTGCCTTACAGAACCTAAAAACTACAGTATTTGATCTCTACTCCACCAGCGATTTCATTGCAGTTAAAAAAGCCGAAAAAGATTCACAGTCTAAGCAGACTGATCTTACAGATAAAGTTGAAAATTCAGAACTCAAGGGACCTAGCGAAGTTTCATCACAATCTGACGTAGATAATTTACTCGCATCCCTTGGACTTTAG
- a CDS encoding NIL domain-containing protein: MTKEYRKNVHLTFPPTISGSPVICDLTRMFDLSFNILKAQITPRKEGHMTVEIIGTKESYLKGIEYLEKNRIVVTPVTQRISRDEDSCMHCGMCTAICPNGSLYVDREKRVIVFDIDHCTACGMCVKVCPVNAMHIDAENGMI, translated from the coding sequence ATGACAAAAGAGTACCGTAAAAACGTTCACCTTACATTTCCGCCGACCATTTCCGGTTCACCTGTTATCTGTGACCTTACCCGAATGTTTGATCTATCTTTCAACATTCTCAAAGCACAGATCACCCCTCGTAAAGAAGGGCATATGACCGTTGAAATTATCGGAACCAAAGAAAGTTACCTAAAGGGTATCGAGTATCTGGAAAAAAACCGCATTGTTGTAACACCTGTTACTCAGCGAATCTCACGCGATGAAGATTCCTGCATGCACTGTGGTATGTGCACGGCAATCTGTCCTAATGGTTCTCTTTATGTTGATCGTGAAAAGCGCGTTATCGTGTTTGATATTGATCACTGTACCGCTTGTGGCATGTGCGTAAAAGTCTGCCCTGTTAACGCTATGCATATTGATGCTGAAAACGGAATGATCTAA
- the ybgF gene encoding tol-pal system protein YbgF: MRIAIRVTLVCISTLFLLACVKQEQVNLLERKLSQQEQQILALNNSLGSTSQALDTVRPEQADIWSELKGMKVSLATLEGQLEDVQTETGTVPTLETDVASIKQRIAQMEGAIRMMSSQLGIENHLPVSSTAVQPRAVNQQPTGSGTMLPTQNGQVVQGTPPMVPAPVVPATPPQKVAPEDLAEALYKSALQAFNERRYQDAQRMWSEYEKTYPKSKLAANAKFWQGEAYFQMKNYPRATLAYEDVIKKYPKSNKYPQALLKQGLSFLKQGKKNAGKFRLNQLTEKFPKSIEAKRAKQELAKQ, from the coding sequence ATGCGAATTGCTATTCGTGTTACTCTTGTATGTATCAGTACCCTCTTCCTGCTCGCTTGCGTTAAACAGGAACAGGTTAATCTCTTAGAACGAAAGCTGTCTCAACAAGAGCAGCAAATTCTAGCACTCAACAACTCACTCGGTTCAACTTCACAGGCACTTGATACTGTTCGTCCAGAACAGGCTGATATCTGGTCTGAATTGAAAGGCATGAAAGTATCCTTAGCAACACTGGAAGGACAACTTGAAGATGTACAAACCGAAACAGGCACTGTGCCTACTCTTGAAACTGATGTAGCAAGCATCAAGCAGCGTATTGCGCAGATGGAAGGTGCAATACGTATGATGTCTTCACAGCTAGGTATTGAAAACCACCTTCCTGTGTCATCAACAGCAGTACAGCCAAGGGCAGTTAATCAGCAGCCTACAGGCTCCGGAACCATGCTTCCTACTCAAAATGGACAGGTAGTTCAGGGCACCCCACCAATGGTACCTGCACCAGTTGTTCCAGCTACTCCTCCCCAGAAAGTAGCACCTGAAGACCTTGCAGAAGCATTATACAAAAGTGCGTTACAGGCATTCAATGAACGCCGCTATCAAGACGCACAGCGCATGTGGAGTGAATATGAAAAAACGTACCCCAAATCAAAACTAGCTGCGAACGCGAAGTTTTGGCAGGGTGAAGCATATTTTCAAATGAAAAACTACCCGCGTGCAACTCTGGCTTATGAGGATGTTATTAAAAAATATCCTAAAAGCAATAAGTACCCTCAGGCCTTATTAAAACAGGGTCTCAGTTTTCTTAAACAAGGCAAAAAGAATGCCGGTAAGTTCCGCCTCAATCAGCTCACAGAGAAATTCCCGAAATCAATTGAGGCTAAACGCGCAAAGCAGGAACTTGCTAAACAGTAA
- a CDS encoding PLD nuclease N-terminal domain-containing protein, whose amino-acid sequence MTDLLPIFNVFSASDMHPALLALALTLPILPNLWSIWHSYKHEFSSPMEKYGWMLAGVMLPVIGGTLYLLFGFRRTTGLASWAKPPQQRG is encoded by the coding sequence GTGACTGATTTGCTACCAATATTTAACGTATTTTCAGCGTCTGATATGCATCCCGCGCTGTTAGCCTTGGCTCTCACTCTTCCCATTTTGCCTAATTTATGGTCTATTTGGCATTCCTATAAACATGAATTTTCTTCACCAATGGAAAAATATGGCTGGATGCTGGCTGGCGTAATGCTGCCAGTTATAGGTGGAACACTCTACCTTCTATTCGGCTTTCGACGTACCACCGGACTTGCCTCATGGGCGAAACCACCTCAACAGAGAGGATAA
- the lspA gene encoding signal peptidase II, translating into MRTRYLIVYGIGLFSIIADQFTKWLTVQHIPLWSGFPVIPDFFNLVHVLNRGAAFGFLNNTETSWQIWLFSGAAIAACIAVHLMARSAKPNKILFTALGLILGGAVGNLIDRIRIGAVIDFLDFYYKNYHWPAFNVADICICVGAGLMLLTFKDIP; encoded by the coding sequence ATGCGCACTCGATATCTCATCGTCTACGGAATTGGTCTTTTTTCCATTATTGCAGACCAGTTCACCAAATGGCTTACTGTTCAACACATTCCTCTCTGGAGTGGCTTCCCTGTTATTCCTGATTTCTTTAACCTGGTGCACGTACTCAACCGCGGTGCAGCATTCGGATTTTTGAACAACACAGAAACCAGTTGGCAAATATGGCTCTTTAGTGGTGCGGCAATTGCTGCCTGTATTGCTGTCCACCTCATGGCACGTTCAGCAAAGCCCAATAAGATTCTTTTTACTGCACTCGGACTTATTCTCGGCGGGGCGGTTGGTAACCTCATCGATCGTATCAGAATCGGTGCGGTTATAGACTTTCTCGATTTTTACTATAAAAATTACCACTGGCCAGCATTCAACGTGGCAGACATCTGCATCTGTGTTGGAGCAGGCTTAATGCTATTGACCTTTAAGGACATTCCATAG
- the ileS gene encoding isoleucine--tRNA ligase, giving the protein MSDYKKTLHLPKTKFPMKANLSQKEPEMLKEWESKKAYDAMLAASGENGEYVLHDGPPYANGHLHLGHALNKVLKDIIIKSQNMQGKRAPYIPGWDCHGLPIELKVEQQLGDKKKTIPEHVFRKVCREYAEKFVGIQRKEFKRLGVLGEWEKPYLTMHPSYEAATARELGRFMEKGSVARSKKPIYWCASCKTALAEAEVEYDDHVSPSIYVRFPMNDARVKEVFPKADPAKTFAIIWTTTPWTIPDNMAIALHPELEYSLVDVNGDFYLLASALVEENAKTFGWEGYAVVGTTTGEQLEGIIAKHPIYDREAPICLGDHVTTESGTGCVHTAPGHGREDFEVGQKYGLEIYSPMDDEARFLDSVEFFAGLTITEANPKVIEKLEEVGNLLKQSKVKHSYPHCWRCKKPVIFRATTQWFITMEANDLRKRSLEAIRNDVKWIPTWGEERIYNMVENRPDWCISRQRMWGVPIIALLCKSCDEAWYDTDWVKSIVEKFAAHKTGCDYWFESDIADLVPEGLACPKCGGHHWKRSKDILDVWFDSGTSFAAVVEQRPELSFPADMYLEGSDQHRGWFHSSLLASMGTRGCPPYKEVLTHGYVVDGNGKKMSKSVGNGIEPEEVIKKYGAEILRMWASSVEYREDIRISEEILSRLVDAYRRIRNTSRYLLGNISDLTADALVPFEEMEPLDRYAVDLVCRAHERIQAAYTEYEFHKVYHTLHNLCTTDLSSFYLDILKDRLYSSAENSKERRSAQTAMLHIVTLLVRNMAPVLSFTAEEVFKYIPEGLKPEVETVFALSSKDLQLFSISDEERANWETMLQVRSEMTKAIEPVRKEGIVGHPLDTHITLYMAAPIAEKLEALKTDLRSNFIVSQLSTAALEDAPADAFASDIVEGLKITVAKAEGEKCERCWIYSNELGSNSEHPTICPRCTNVLQTTE; this is encoded by the coding sequence ATGAGCGACTACAAAAAGACGCTGCATCTCCCAAAAACAAAATTTCCAATGAAGGCTAACCTCTCCCAGAAAGAGCCAGAAATGCTCAAAGAATGGGAAAGCAAAAAAGCCTATGATGCAATGCTCGCTGCAAGCGGCGAGAATGGCGAGTACGTCCTGCACGACGGCCCTCCATACGCTAACGGTCACCTCCACCTTGGTCATGCACTGAACAAGGTTCTTAAAGATATTATCATTAAATCTCAGAACATGCAGGGCAAAAGAGCTCCGTATATTCCGGGTTGGGACTGTCATGGTCTCCCAATTGAACTTAAAGTAGAACAGCAGCTCGGCGATAAGAAAAAAACTATCCCTGAGCATGTGTTCCGTAAAGTTTGTCGCGAATACGCAGAAAAATTCGTTGGTATCCAGCGTAAAGAATTCAAGCGTCTTGGCGTCCTCGGTGAGTGGGAAAAACCTTACCTCACCATGCACCCATCTTACGAAGCAGCTACTGCTCGTGAGCTTGGTCGCTTTATGGAAAAAGGTTCTGTTGCTCGTAGCAAAAAGCCTATTTACTGGTGCGCTTCCTGTAAAACTGCTCTTGCAGAAGCAGAAGTGGAATACGACGATCACGTATCTCCTTCCATCTACGTACGTTTCCCTATGAACGACGCACGAGTGAAGGAAGTGTTCCCTAAAGCTGATCCAGCAAAAACATTTGCAATCATCTGGACAACCACTCCGTGGACAATTCCGGACAACATGGCAATTGCTCTTCACCCAGAGCTTGAATACAGCCTTGTTGATGTAAATGGCGACTTCTACCTGCTTGCTTCTGCACTGGTTGAAGAAAACGCTAAAACCTTTGGATGGGAAGGCTACGCCGTAGTCGGCACCACCACTGGTGAACAGCTTGAAGGCATTATTGCTAAGCACCCTATTTATGACCGCGAAGCTCCAATCTGCCTTGGTGATCATGTTACTACCGAATCCGGTACCGGTTGTGTTCACACAGCTCCGGGTCATGGTCGCGAAGACTTTGAAGTTGGTCAGAAATACGGTCTTGAAATTTACTCCCCAATGGACGACGAAGCTCGCTTCCTCGACTCCGTTGAGTTCTTCGCAGGTCTCACTATTACCGAAGCTAACCCTAAGGTAATTGAGAAACTTGAAGAAGTTGGCAACCTTCTTAAGCAGTCCAAGGTAAAACACTCTTACCCACACTGCTGGAGATGTAAAAAGCCTGTTATCTTCCGTGCTACCACTCAGTGGTTCATCACTATGGAAGCTAACGATCTTCGCAAACGCTCCCTTGAAGCAATCCGTAACGATGTGAAATGGATTCCTACATGGGGTGAAGAACGCATCTACAATATGGTTGAAAACCGCCCTGACTGGTGTATCTCCCGTCAGCGTATGTGGGGCGTACCTATCATCGCACTGCTTTGTAAAAGCTGTGACGAAGCATGGTACGATACCGACTGGGTTAAAAGCATCGTAGAGAAATTTGCAGCACATAAAACAGGTTGTGACTACTGGTTTGAGTCAGATATTGCTGATCTCGTACCAGAAGGTCTTGCTTGTCCTAAGTGTGGCGGACATCATTGGAAACGCAGCAAAGACATTCTCGACGTTTGGTTCGACTCCGGCACAAGCTTTGCCGCAGTTGTAGAACAGCGTCCAGAACTCAGTTTCCCTGCTGATATGTACCTTGAAGGCTCTGACCAGCACCGTGGTTGGTTCCACAGCTCCTTGCTGGCCTCCATGGGTACACGCGGATGTCCTCCGTACAAAGAAGTTCTTACTCACGGCTATGTTGTAGACGGTAACGGTAAGAAAATGTCCAAATCTGTGGGCAACGGTATCGAACCAGAAGAAGTTATCAAAAAATACGGTGCAGAAATTCTCCGTATGTGGGCTTCTTCTGTTGAATATCGCGAAGACATCCGTATCTCAGAAGAAATTCTGAGCCGCCTTGTTGACGCATACCGTCGTATTCGTAACACAAGCCGTTATCTGCTTGGCAACATCAGCGACCTTACTGCTGATGCGCTTGTTCCGTTTGAAGAAATGGAACCACTCGATCGCTACGCAGTTGACCTTGTATGTCGTGCGCATGAAAGAATTCAGGCAGCATACACCGAATACGAATTCCACAAGGTGTACCATACCTTGCATAACCTGTGCACAACCGATCTTTCTTCTTTCTACTTAGATATCCTGAAAGATCGCCTCTACTCTTCTGCTGAAAACAGCAAAGAGCGACGCTCTGCACAGACTGCAATGCTACACATTGTTACTTTGCTTGTTCGCAACATGGCTCCAGTTCTCAGCTTCACCGCTGAAGAAGTATTCAAATACATCCCTGAAGGCCTCAAGCCGGAAGTGGAAACAGTATTTGCTCTTTCTTCTAAAGATCTGCAGTTGTTCTCCATCAGTGATGAAGAACGTGCAAACTGGGAAACCATGCTTCAGGTTCGTTCTGAAATGACCAAAGCAATTGAGCCTGTACGTAAAGAAGGTATTGTTGGCCATCCACTGGATACCCACATTACTTTGTACATGGCAGCACCTATTGCTGAAAAACTTGAAGCGCTGAAAACTGACTTACGTTCTAACTTTATCGTTTCCCAGCTTTCTACAGCTGCTCTTGAAGACGCTCCGGCAGATGCTTTTGCATCTGATATCGTTGAAGGTCTTAAGATCACAGTTGCAAAAGCTGAAGGCGAAAAATGCGAACGTTGTTGGATTTACAGTAACGAACTTGGCAGCAACAGCGAACACCCTACTATTTGTCCACGTTGTACTAACGTACTTCAGACAACTGAGTAA
- a CDS encoding HypC/HybG/HupF family hydrogenase formation chaperone, with product MCLAIPAEVVEIQSDTMAKCRVGQSETYIETSTMLLESPAEIGDFVIVHAGFALRKLDFDEAQETLRLLRQMAGINENTPGAF from the coding sequence ATGTGTCTTGCAATTCCTGCTGAAGTTGTAGAAATTCAGTCTGATACCATGGCAAAATGTCGTGTAGGTCAAAGTGAAACGTACATTGAGACCTCAACCATGCTTTTAGAAAGCCCCGCAGAAATAGGCGACTTCGTGATTGTTCACGCAGGATTCGCTCTTCGAAAGCTGGACTTTGATGAAGCTCAGGAGACATTGCGTTTGCTCAGACAAATGGCAGGAATTAATGAAAACACACCTGGCGCTTTTTAG
- a CDS encoding HyaD/HybD family hydrogenase maturation endopeptidase produces the protein MTNPPEILVLGVGNTLYTDEGLGVRAVEQLSSSYNFSENVAVFDGGTLGMKLMDHIVKYDKLIVVDAVLCGDEAGSIYRLVGEDLRKSLGFNNSMHQTDLVDTLIFCELIGNRPDTVVIGMEPSDYATMNLNLSSEVACKLDSMCDIVLQEITESGGKFFVK, from the coding sequence ATGACTAATCCTCCTGAAATTCTAGTTCTAGGCGTAGGAAACACGCTGTACACCGATGAAGGTCTTGGAGTTCGCGCTGTAGAACAGTTATCTTCTTCCTATAATTTTTCAGAGAACGTTGCTGTATTTGATGGTGGCACCCTTGGCATGAAGCTGATGGATCACATTGTTAAGTACGACAAACTTATTGTTGTTGATGCTGTGCTGTGTGGAGACGAGGCCGGTTCGATATATCGTCTGGTAGGTGAAGACCTGCGCAAGAGTCTTGGGTTTAATAACTCAATGCATCAAACCGACTTAGTGGACACACTCATTTTTTGTGAATTAATAGGAAATCGTCCTGATACTGTTGTAATCGGGATGGAACCCAGTGACTATGCAACAATGAATCTAAATCTCTCATCAGAAGTAGCTTGCAAACTCGATTCAATGTGTGACATTGTGCTTCAGGAAATTACCGAATCCGGCGGCAAATTTTTCGTAAAGTAG